In Mustela nigripes isolate SB6536 chromosome 9, MUSNIG.SB6536, whole genome shotgun sequence, the sequence GATGGGCTCAGCAGGGTCCTGTCCCCCAGGCCCCCTGAAAGCTCTGTTCAAGGCCAGGCCTGACCAGACCCCTGGATCGGCCTCCTGCTGGATTGGCCCTGGCACCCGCTGTCGCACAGATGGCAGCACTAGCCCTTCAGCACTAGCCACGTGGCCGCTGGGACCCTGATTCTTACCTCACCTGGAAGGGGCCGGGGCCAATCCCCCCACTGAGGGAGGGCCTGGCTGTGGTGGGGGCAGGTCCTGCTGCCCGGGGGCAGCCTCCTGGGGCCTCACACCTTACCTCACCCTTACCTCAgtacttgagagaaagaaagaaaaaaaaacaacatcaaaAACGTCAGctccctgatttttaaaatgcccGGGGAAATGCAGAATTCCATCCAAGTCAAGTCGGGTGGGAGAGGAGTTGCCGAGGGAAGGAGAAGCCGAGGAAGGAGAAGGCGGCAGcagcctggtgggggagggggacgggcCTGACCCCGCAGCCAGCGGCACCCACCTGGTCCCAGCCTCACCCAGCCTCACCTCCTTGGGCCCCTGAGCCGCCCCTGGCCCTCCTCCTCTCAGGCGAGCGGCGCGGGGGCCTTGAAAGCTGCACCGGGGCCGAGGAACCGCCGCGTGAGGAGACCCAGAGGGCAGAGGTTCCGGGGAGAGATGGCGGGCGCCCTCGGCCTTCCACGGCGCGGAGTACTTCCCCTCACGGGGCCGCTGCCCAGGGATGACCCATCTGGCCCCGGGCCCCTGGCCCTCACCCACCCCACGGTCCTTGCCCAGCCGGCGGCTCTCTCCGGGTAGGCAGCCCCCGCCGAGGGTCCGTCCGGGTCCGGGCACCGCCTCCGAGCTCCCGCTTCCCCAGGGCCCCGGTCTCCGCGTCTCCGGgctcctcccgcccctccctccctcgcGGGGTCTCGCTGTCCCCCCAGGGCTCTGTGGGCCCCGGTTGGCGGACACACACGCAGGGCCTGGCTCGGGAGGATGAGTGAGGAGGTCTGCGGCACATTTACTGAGCGCCAGCTGTATGCCAGACACGGTGCCAAGGACACAGGACACAGATGGTGGCGTCGAGCCTCAGGAGACTGGCAGGTGGGACCCCCGTCTCCGGGGGCAGCCCTGGCCTTCAGCCAGGCAGGGCAGCGGCGGGCAGGGCTCAGGCACGGGCCCGGCGGACGCCGTGGATGCTCACGCCAGCCCGGGCCACCGCAGGCAGAGCGAACCCACACGGCCTAGGGCGCCCAGCGGGGAGGGTCGGAAGCCCCTACGGGGGGCCTCAGAGCTGAGGCGACCCTGCGGATCGGCCCCCATGCCAAGGTCCTGAGACGGAAACACATCGGCAGGGTCAGGGGCCAGAGTGGCTGCCGAGGCTCGTGCCTGGgagctggtgggtggggaggcggggggcACCCGGGCCAGCGGAGCAGGCTGTGGGGTCCGGGATGCACGGACTACGGCCACCATCTCTCGCTGTCCCCAGTGCCCCCGGCACCCGTGAAGGCCAGCCTGGCTTCGTGACCGGGGCTTGGTCCTCTGGGGTTCACCCCTCTGGCACATGCTGACACACTCCCTGTCCTGGCCAAAGGAGGAGCTGGGCCATCTGTTGGCCATGTCCCTGGCACTCCCCATGTGACTGCCGGCCGGCCCACAGCACCGGCCACAGGCCACCGTGGGCAACACCAGGGGCGTGGTGCGGGGCGTCTTCCACCTGTGTCAGACCTGGGGCAGGACTGAGCCAGGGAACAGGCTGTCCGGGGCATGTGGGGCGGCcgagggggagaggggcaagggAGACAGGACGGGCTGACAGGAGGGCCAGGTTGTGGGGACAGGTCACAGATGCGAGCCTGACTCACCACAGCTTTCTGGCAAAAGCCAAGTCAATGAAGGGGAGACCTGCTTACGGAAGCCAGAAGCGGGAGGGGTGGGCTCAGCGGCACCCCCATTCCCGAGTTGGTGACCTTCGCACCACCAGAGCCCAGGGCCGGCCACTGCGCAGGCCCACACCTGCCCCTGCTCGGCAGGGGCTCGCGCTCTTCAGCCCCCCTGGGAACACGGCGGGGGGGGGGTCCTCTGCCGGCTCCTTGTGCTTCTTCACGGGCCTTGTCCCACACGGGGCTCCCCTATACAAGCCCTCCTTGCAGGGCACGGAGGCGCTCGCCAGAGGGCAGGGCTGCCCTGGGGCCCCAGCTCCGTGCTAGCCGGCATTTCGCCACTGTGTTTCATCCGTTTCCCCAGGCTTTTTCTTGGAGTGTTTTGATGGAAATTTTTGAGGCGGAGGAGGGGCCCCAAGCGGAGAGAACCCCAAGCGAACTCTGGGTCCAGTGTGGAGTCTaacattgtgacctgagctgaaatcaagagttggatgctcgaCCCACTGTGTCTCCCAGGTGCCTCTTTCCCGGAGGGTCTTAAGGCAAAGCGTGGCCCGTCTCAGCACGAGCACTTCTGTCATTGATCACTTTGTGCAAGCTGACCAGGGGGTCACCGAGCATCTCTAAGGAACTGCCCTGGGCTTAGAGCGCGGAGGGGCCCTGGAGCCATTAGGTACTCGACCTAGAACACCGGGTGAGGGTGTTGCCAGGTCAAGGGTGTGAGGGGTGGGGCCAGTGGGGGTCAGGACAGAGGGGCCAAgggggcagagagcgaggggtCAGCCCCCGGAGGTTGCAGGTGTGGACTGAGAGAGCAGGGGGTTCCAGCCAGCGAGGGGACCCTCGAGACAGGCCCTTGCAGGTGTCCACCCCACACCAGCCCCCGTCCTCGGCCCCCTTGGCCCGACTGACCAGCAGCACTGGGCACCCCATGTGGACCAAGGCTGTGGGCATTGGGGGGAGACTGTGGGCAGGAAACCTGAGTGCTGGAAATTTCCATGAGGTCAGGGGCTGTGGTGTGTGCCCCGAGTACACATGGGGGTGATGCTGCTCCCCAAGCTTATCCTGCACACTGTCCTTCCCTTGACCTCTGCAGTGGCGGTTCCAGGCCTTGGCTTCTGACCACAAAGCCACCAAAGTTGATGAGGGACCAGTGGCCTCATCACGCCCATGACAGAGCACCCCTGCCCGTCGTCCTGAACATGCCTACCTAAGCCCCAAAGCCGGAGCCGGGAGTGGGGTGGGCGGAGTTGACCCTGCTATGTGAGTCCGCGGGCTGCCTGGCAACACGCGCGCAGATCTGCAGTGTAGACGAGAGCGCTGGATCAGGCTGGTTTTCTGACCTGGTCATCATGTGCGGTCATGTCGGCGACCTCACTTCTGGGAGGCCCACACTGACCTTTCTGGCATTCGTCACTGTGTGTTGTCCCCAGGAGCCATGGCCGCCCTGGAAAACCCGGGTCCCGAGCAGCTCCAGGGCTGGGGGCCACGGCTGCGCCTCACAGAGCGAACAAGGGTGCGTGGTGTGAACCGTCTCTGTGGCTCTCCTGTGTGTCTCCAGTAACAAAAGATGCCGGCCTGGAGCGTCCAGAACCTGGTTTCTGCCTCAAACTCAGACTGACAGGCCAGGCACCGGCACCGCGAGAGCCCTCGGTCCCTGTGCAGGCGCCCCTGGTTGGGACTGCAGCCCCACGTTGGCCCAGCGGGTGGCCCTCACAGGCTGGGGGTCTGGGGACGTAATGCAGGGCCCAGGCCCAAGAGGGATAGAGATGCGTCAGCTTTATTGGTTGTTGGTTTAGAAATGCGggggctcaggcccctgaggggGGGCAGGGGCACGGCCCCGTCACTGCTGGTGGAAGGCGTGTACAGAGGCCGTGGCCAGCGGGGGCCAGCAGTCCCTGTCCCAGGTCAGGAGGCACAGACGCCAAGGGTCCCCAGCATGTGGCCTCGAAGTCCTCGTTGCGCTGGCGACATGGGGGTCTCCTTGTCACTCTGGAAACGTCCTGAGTCCAAGGCCGACTGGGACCCCTTGCCCACATCCTTGGGCTGCTGTGTGTCCGTGGTGACCACCACCCTGCCCCACGTGTCCCCTGGGCCATGCTCCAGGAGAATGGGCAGCCAAGGACAGAGCAGGACCTGCACTGGCCTGGGGTGGCCTAGCCATGGGCGGCTAGTCCTAGGACAGTCTAGTGGGGCCCGCCTGGGCTCTTGCGGTTGCCAGGAGTGCCCCCCATAGGGAGGCGGCTCCAGGATCTGGGTAGCTGTGGCCGGGTGCAATCCGGGGGCATCTGCcacaaagggagaggagaggtgtGAGGGCCTCCAGCCCTACTGTGGTTACCAGACTTGAGCCTTGAGGCCACTATGACTCCAGAGGCAGAAGGGCCCAATTCTGATCTgggcaagcctcagtttccctgctccGGTCAGTGTCAGGATTTAAAGGGGGGCCGTGGAGAGCAGAGGCTGGCGGGCTGATGGTCAGGGAGGGTCAGGACTGCGTCTGGGGGTACACAGTCGGCAATTAATAAACTGCCGGGTCACCATGCCCCGAGCATGGGAGTAGGCTGGCATCTGGAAGGTTCTACAGGGGACAGCCCTGACAATAAACCAGGGCCAGCAGCCAGGTAGCGAGTGGGAACCCAGGTGGGGCCAACAGCCATGGTGTGGGCAGAACAGACGCTCCCAGCCAGGCCACGTGCTGGCCCTGCTCAGGATCCTGCCTCATCACCTGCCGGCCATGCCAGAGCAGTGGGGTGTTCAGGCAGTGTCCCGCCTACTCGGCCGgggtgcaggggggtgggggtgctggcgGGCTGTCTGTTAGCAGCGCCCACCCTCACTTGGGGGCAGGTTCGAGGCCATATGCACCTGTGGTGTGCAGCCCGGGGCCAGAGCCCCAGGTGCAGGACACATGCCACGTGCTGTGCCTACAGCACTGGCCCTGGAGATGGCCAGGGGTTCCCCGGCCTCCCCGTAGCTCCTGCTCCCAAGGAGGGCAACCGTGAGTGGGTGCTCACCTCTCTGAGCAAGGACATGGGAGCTACATGGCCAAGAGTGCCCACCCTGTGAGGTCCAGACAGGACAGACGCCAGGCACAGAGGTCTGCTTGTGCTggacagtggggagcctgccttctgctcacctGAACCCTACTGCCGGGGAGCCACATCCATCACGGGCTTCTGGACACCAAAGGCCGTGATGAAGATATTGACCACGACAATGATGAAAACCAGGCCGGTGGCCAGGTTGTTGAGGAAGTCCAGCTTGGCGTGCTTGGCCGGATTGTTGAGGTCGTACCTGACTGTGGGCACAAGGGAGCAGACAATGCACCGCGGCCCTGCAACCCTGGGGCTGCAGCCTCATGAAGGGTGAGAGCTGGGCCTGTGGCCTCAGCCCTGCAGCCGTGCTTCCACCAGCACAGAGCTGAGTGGCCCGGAACACCGTGGGAGCAGAGGAACCAGCCCTGGGGACAGGTCTGGACTGTAAGGCACACTGTGCTGAGCTCACGCAGGGAAGCCCCGTTCTGAGAGCCCGTGTGCGGTGTCTGGCGATCTTCACATCTCCCCAAGGACCCGTGCTTATGCCCATCTTACGGATGGGGGAACTGAGGCCTGTGTACCTGCCCCAGGTCACAGAGCCAGCAGTGGAGGTAAGCCCTGACCCTCACCTCGGGGGCAGGACCACCATCCATTCCCTGGAGACTGCTGAGGGCTGCGTTTTTCTACATCCTCAGCTTGGGTGGGTGGAAGGACAGAGACATGCGGGGCCCTCTGAGGGCCACAGTGGGGAGCCACATCCTGACCGCATGGCTGAGTGGGGCCTGTCAGGTGGTGAGCACCCTGTCCCGGGGGGTATGCAAGCAGCACCACCGGATCACGGGCAGGGTTGCCCCAGGGCCCACCCCCGGGACCCCAGCCCAGGCTCACACCAAGGAAGATGAGCAGCACGCCCACGCCAATCTGCAGCACGAGGGAGATGGAGATGAGGACCACCAGGGGGACGAAGAAGGCGAAGCTGGGGCCCTGCTCGATGACGGCCTTCAGCTGGGAAGCGTTGGCCATCAGCAGCGCGATGTCCAGCATGCTCTCCGCGGCGCTCTTCTTGTTGGCGTAATGGTTCACGTTGATGGGCCGGTTCCGGCCCCAGCGGGATggctgcggggagggggcagtCAGCCTGGGACAGGCAGGGCTGTGGGGCTCGGTGGGGCCTGCAGATCTGAGGCCCACACAGGGCTGCGGGACGCCCCTGGGAGTCAGGTCCCGGAGGAGAGGCTCAGCACACAAGCCACTTTGAGACGAGAAGGCCACCGTCCCCCGCCCTGGGTGGGGCCCGCTGGCGCCTTCCCTGCGTGCCTGGTGCCCCTGCGGCCCTCTAGTGGCCGCAGGCCAGGGCGGGAAAGGGTGAGCGGATGGGATGGTGTCGATGCAGGGCTACAGTCGAGCTTTgctactgcttttatttttacaaacaaTTCTAAACCACTTGATTGAGGTGCCATCACCCCAGGAAAAGCTGGGCACGACGAAGGTAAACAGCCTGGAACCTCAGCATGCACACACGTGACACCCTGGCAGCTCCCAGGCCTCCGCTCCAGACGCCTCCTCCTGCCTTTTATTCAGTATTTGTGCGGCCTTTCCCCACAGAGCCTCCAGGACTTGGAGCGGGGCGGGGCACTTCCTGCCGGGGCTTCCCAGCACCTCTGCCTGGGAACAGGGCCAGGCCTATGAGCCCGGCCGCTGGCCACGCCTCATGCCCTCCACACACCGCCCAGAGGTCACCGCCTCCAGGAAGCCCCTCTCTCCTGGGGTGCCagctggggggaggcaggagaaggcCCTCCTCCCTCACTAGGCCTCCCCGTAACCCCTCAGCCCAGGCCCTCATGCACAGGAGTCACAGAGCCACCAGGCCCAGCCCTGTGGCCTCCCGGGGCACTCGGAGCTCGTGTTTCTACCCGTCATAAAAGATGCAGGCCTGGGAGGCAGGCTGCCCGGAGAGGGGCCGACACGGCAGGTGAGAGGCTCCCTCCACTTTGTATCTGGAAATCTCACCCCAGAAAATCCTGAACTCCAGGAGCAGGGGCGGGACAGGGTTCGCTCCAGCTGCCTGTCTTGTTAGACTTCAACGTAATGGAGAATAATGTgcccaggaggaagggagaatgcGCGTGCAGAACAGAGGCTGTGGGCCCTGCCCCGCCTTTCCTCAGCACCGCGGCTAAGCGGCAAATCCACTGGGTTTAAAATTCCAGACCCAACAGGGAAAGCCGGCTCCTGGGACCCAAACCCCAGCACTGCTTCTGGAATATTCCACCCACAGTCAAGTCCTGCTGGGGTCCCAACTTCCCATCAAGAGACATCAGGGCACGGCTGCTCCTCCACAGGGTCCCCGCGCAGGCACCAGGGGCCAGTGCTCCCACCGCCCGAGGCTGTCCCCGGCTCTGCTGCTGCACAGCTGCAGGGCTGGCCAAGCCTCGTTCTGTGTGCGCCCCTCTGAGGGGTGGGTGTCCGGGGTGCTGGCCTGCACTGGGCATGTGCTCCTAAGGTGCACAAAGCCAGAAGCACCAAGCCTTCCCTCAAGGCCACCACAGTACTCATCCTGGTCCCCAGGCCCGGAGAAAACAGCCAGGTGCACCACGCACACCCACACAAGCACGGGCACATAAATACAGTGCATGAGCAAACATAACCGTGTCTGCACGTATACACACGCACGAGCAAGCACATACaggcacacacaagcacacatgtaCGTACCCAgtacacgcacacacgcatgcacgtcTAGGCTCACGGTGCTGGCCTCTGCGGAGGAGGAGGAAGTTCCTTCCCTCTTGAGTCCCTCCAGACCCTTTGAGCCCTTCATAGACATGCACGTATGAATACAGAAGGACACTCGGTGCCCTGCGTCCCCGCTGTCCTCCGCTGGGTGCCCTCCTCTGgggtgcccccccccacacacacactgtgggCAAACTGAGACTAGCAGGAAGCACCCAATCCAAAGCCAAGAGCAAGTGAGGTCTGCACTTGGAATGCGGGCCCGGGACTCAGAAGCCCCCTACAGAGGGGGTTGGGGTCAGGGCTGGCCTATGGGGGCTGTGTACTCGGAGGCACCCCTGGGCTCCAGCCGTGTGACCTCAGGACAGACAGTACCCTCTGAGCCTCGGTCTCCCGTGTGGGCCACAGGGCCAGGAGCACGCAACCCGTGAGGTTCTAGTGGGCCTAGCCTCTGCCTCGCAGACCTGGGGGACATGCCAGGGCCGGGGACACACGCCCCTCCTGGTGCAGGGCACTTCCTGCCACAGGACCATCTGCTTCCTGTTGAACCCGTGCAGTGATGGGGGCGCTGGCGGGAGTCCAGTCCTGGCCATGCGGCCTTGACAACGTGCTCCCCCGCAGCTGGCTTTTCTCCCTGTCCGTCAGCCCTAGGCCACACTAGGAAGCTTTGGTGCCCACCGAGTTCCCCACTAAGGGAGAGGGAGCACTAACCTCCCTTTCCACAGAGTCGGGGAGCCGCGGTTCAGGGGAGctgcccagggcagagcagagCCCCACAGCTGCCGAGGAGGGGCTTGGACCTACAGGGGGACTCTGGGGCCTGGGTGATGGCTGAGTCCCAGGGAAGCCCCGGTCCTGGGAAGCCCACCAGGGTGAGGTCAGAAGGTGGCTGGAGCCTTTGGCCTGAACTGACGGACTTCCCAGAGCTGTGCTGGGAACCGCCCCCAGAGGCCTCTGCCTGTGACCTGAGTAGTGCAGGGAACAAACACCCTGGTTAATGTGTTCCCAGGGCCTTCCCCAAACCTCGGTGGTGGTCCCAGGAGCTGGGTGAGCTCTGGATGTGTTCCCCTAAAAACCAGGAAGGTTCCCTGTGGGTAAAGAGCCAGAAGAGAGCAAGGAGGACCCCCTTGTGTGGACAGAAGCCTTGGGGTGGCTCTTCACAAGACCTAGCCCAGGGCCACTGTGCTGAGCGTCCTCAGCTTGGATGGGGAGGGGTTGAGACATATGTGAACCCAGATGTGCACCCGAGCAAGCACTGGGTTCTTGCCCCAGCTTAACAGATGCTGTAGTCCAGCAGTCCAGCCCCCGCCTGGATGGAAGGAGCTGGGGTGcccaccccagcctcctgctcccctggGAGATGAGA encodes:
- the NINJ1 gene encoding ninjurin-1 isoform X2: MESGPEEYELNGDLRPGSPGSPDASPSRWGRNRPINVNHYANKKSAAESMLDIALLMANASQLKAVIEQGPSFAFFVPLVVLISISLVLQIGVGVLLIFLVRYDLNNPAKHAKLDFLNNLATGLVFIIVVVNIFITAFGVQKPVMDVAPRQ
- the NINJ1 gene encoding ninjurin-1 isoform X1; protein product: MPGLSAVRTRLGQCCPNVRGHMGSFLGLSLGADPSVKLDSPQVAQDLSLTSWWGNPGLRRPSCSLALPSRWGRNRPINVNHYANKKSAAESMLDIALLMANASQLKAVIEQGPSFAFFVPLVVLISISLVLQIGVGVLLIFLVRYDLNNPAKHAKLDFLNNLATGLVFIIVVVNIFITAFGVQKPVMDVAPRQ